ACACTTTTAATTGTAAGGAGTGGAGCATGTAAAAAAAGTACCAACATTCATTGGTACCTGGTAATAAGACCTAGAATAGCTTTTTTTGGCTGGCTTTTGCGGCCGCTTCCTTGCTTGTTTTGACGCCCATTTTTTTGAGGATTCGGTTGATGTGATTTTTGATCGTACGCTTCGTGATGTGGAGAGATTGTTCAATCTGCGTCTGCGTATGACCTTGGTGGATTAGTTGTAGGATGTCCCTTTCTGCGGGAGATAACAGCTTTTGATTTTCATCGTTTTTCAAACGCAAAAATTCGTTGCGAAGTGCCGCAGCTGCCGTAGGGTGAATGGCAGATTGGCTGTTGTGAGCAGCACGGATAGCGTCGGGAATTTCCTTGAAGCTCGATTTGCTGATGTAATTGACGGCACCGGCTGAGAAGGATTCCACGATCACTGCCTCGTCTGTCAGAGAGGTGAGCATGATGATTTTACTGTCAGCTTGGAGTGCCATGAATTCGATTGCCGTTTCGATTCCGTCCAGATTGTTCTCGGTCAAGTTAATGTCCATTAAGACGACATCCGCTTTGGCAGGCAAAAAGCGCTCGATTGCTTCTGCTTTGAACCCGGCTTCCCCTACTACGGTGAGATCCGGTTCTTTGTTCAGGAAGTCAATGAGACCTTTGCGCCAGACGGGGTCGTCCTCTACTAAAAATACCCTGATTGGATTCATGTTTGTGAGCGTCCTTTCGCTATTCAGAGTCGGTTATGATGACGCGCTTTTTCGGGAAGAACAGGAAAACGGTGGTTCCTTTGCCTTGCTCACTGTAGATTTCCAATTGGCCCTGATGCTTTTGCATGACGTTGTAGCAGTAAGAGAGCCCAAGACCAAAGTTTTGTCCTGTCCTTTTTGTCGAGAAAAAAGGATCGAGTACATGAGGCAGGTTCTCTTTGGTAATGCCTGTGCCTGTGTCCGCGACAGTGATGATGAGATGCTTGTAGGACAAAAATAGCTGAAGATGAAGCTTGCCGCCCGCCTTCATGGCTTCCAGCGCATTCATGCACAAGTTGGTGATGACTTCGCGCAGTTGTACTCCATCGCCATACAAGCGAAGTGTTTCGTCCAATTCACTAACGACTTCTACCTGTTGCTTCAGGATATAGGGCGTCAGATTTTGTGTGACTTGCCCGATAATTTGGCCGGGGTCACATGGTTCTTCGCGCAGCTCGACGTCCCGCAGCTGGTTTTGAATCCGATTCATCATGTCCAGCATATGCTGCGAGGATTGCATCAGGACAAGCGCATCTTCTTTTAGAGACGGCTGGTTGGTTTCATCTGCATATGTCTCGATACGGTCGGCATATAGCGAGATTTTGCCTACTTCATTTTTGATCGTATGGTTAATGATTTGGGCACCGGAAGTCAAGGCGCGCAAGGTACTGTCCAGACGTCTTTTTTCTACGCGGAGACGGACGCCAAGGAAGCCGTATTTCAAGCTGATGGCAACGATCAGGATAAACTGGATCGTGA
This genomic stretch from Brevibacillus sp. DP1.3A harbors:
- a CDS encoding response regulator transcription factor: MNPIRVFLVEDDPVWRKGLIDFLNKEPDLTVVGEAGFKAEAIERFLPAKADVVLMDINLTENNLDGIETAIEFMALQADSKIIMLTSLTDEAVIVESFSAGAVNYISKSSFKEIPDAIRAAHNSQSAIHPTAAAALRNEFLRLKNDENQKLLSPAERDILQLIHQGHTQTQIEQSLHITKRTIKNHINRILKKMGVKTSKEAAAKASQKKLF
- a CDS encoding HAMP domain-containing sensor histidine kinase, which produces MMVFILFTIWALGLFVLFTDPKRTSIRWACATAFVGAGGFISGVIDETIMPYFADYLAAKPGITNTLILVSRISSFVCQVGLPYTFLMFAVHSTEFLSRRVKLTIQYAALILPLGMLWITPVYPELLFNYWIMVAWVIPFFLFSCTLLVVQYMREKDPLVKKNSFFTNVLIIIPLFFVFIFIYIMRIQNDYEAWRYNMVVVTIQFILIVAISLKYGFLGVRLRVEKRRLDSTLRALTSGAQIINHTIKNEVGKISLYADRIETYADETNQPSLKEDALVLMQSSQHMLDMMNRIQNQLRDVELREEPCDPGQIIGQVTQNLTPYILKQQVEVVSELDETLRLYGDGVQLREVITNLCMNALEAMKAGGKLHLQLFLSYKHLIITVADTGTGITKENLPHVLDPFFSTKRTGQNFGLGLSYCYNVMQKHQGQLEIYSEQGKGTTVFLFFPKKRVIITDSE